DNA from Flavobacterium aestivum:
TGTCTTGTAATGATCTCCATTCTCTTTCCAATAAGTAACTAAGTTAAGATCTTTATTCATTATTTCCATGCCTATAGTAGAAATTTCAGAAAAATCATCAACAAATGTTGTTTGTTCAGCAGTCTTATAACCTAATACTTTATTTAAAACCGCTAATGATATTCCTCTTTGACATAATTTTTCAACAGCTTTCTTATTACTTGTGTTTTTTCCTAATAGTGTTAATTTATTACACAGGTCAGAATTTAACTTATAGGTATCTGGACAGAACGGACACTTATCCTCATTTTCATGTTTTGCAGTGTCGTAATCGTAAACAATGGCCCTATCAGTAGCATTAATTGGTTGTTTTATTATTTGGAATTTTAAAACATCACCAATTTTAAATGCAAGTGCATCGTAACCCTTATCAATTCCGGCTAAAAATACAATTTTACCATCTTTAGCCGCTGCATTGGCTGTTGTTTTTATACTAGATGTTATTGCATTTTCCAATTCAACTTTTGCAGCGTTTTCTATTTTTGGTATAATAGTTTTTACTGCATCAGTAAGTACAATCTCACTAGTTGCATTAATAACATACTCTATTGTGTTTGTGCCTTGCTTTAAGGTAGCCGCCGCTACATCGGTACTAGCCATACTTAAAAGCAAAGTTGCACTGGCAGCTAGTTTTTTAGTTTGATAGACAAAGTCTTTCATAACAGGTGTTGTATTAGAAAGAATACGAACAGCTTTTTTAGAACCATCTATTACTAAATCGGTGATTTCTCCTTTTGCAGATTTTGCTGCCAAAGTTTGTAATTCTTCGCCAGTCATATCCGTTATCATTTCTTTTCCTTCAGAAATTAATTTTACTCTGAAGAGGTTGTCTTTTATTTGCCTTATAACATCACCAGCCGCATTTTCTCCAATAACGGCAAGCTTACCTGTTAACGGTTTTATGAAATTGTATGATAAACCTAAGTAATGGAAAGGATCTGTTATTTTCCCGCAAAGGTTAATTGCTTTTAATGTTGAACTAAAAATTTTGCTAGCAATTCCTTCACCCGCAACTTCGTCTCCAAAACACATTACTATAACTGGACCAATAACTGAACCTACAAATTCAGCTGTTTTACAAGGCTCAGAAGTTGAAAATTGATCACCTATAGTCTCTGATAATAAGTACCATATTTTAGGGAATGTTAAACCGACATCAAATAAAAGTTTTTTAGAGCCGTCTGCTTGCTCGCTAAATATTTTCTTATCCGAAATAGATGCAATAAATTCACTATTATTATTTCTTCCTTTTCCACTAAAAGAAGAAACCAAAAGTTTTGCTAGATCGGGAACCGATTTAACAACATCAACTAGGCCATTATATATTCCGCAAAATAATGCAAATTGAATTTGACTAGGTGTCCCTTTTAATTCTTTGAATTGAGGATAAGACGCGGATACTTTTACAAGTAATTGATTCTGAATAGCTGACAATAAATTAATATAACTAAATACCTCGGCATAGACTGGTTTATACTTTTCTGATGTACAATCGTATACTTCGACAGGTATTTTTGCCTTGTCTATATTCTTACTTAAGAAATCAAAAAGATCATAGTAAGCTGTAAAGTAGCCATCTACAGACTCATACCCAACAGCTGTTATTTTTTCAAATAATGTTTTTTGTTTCCAGTCTAATTGAGATCCCCATGATTTTAAGGCAACTGACATTGATTCATCGAAGCTACTTCCTGAAATAATCTGTTTTACTTTGATTTTGCCCTCTGAATTGTATTCCATCCAGAATACAATTTCATCAGCTTTAATTTCCTCTTTTACATTATCGACATAGAAACTATTATCCTTATAAATGACTCTGTCTGGTTTTTCTGACTCCGAAGTTAAAAGTATGCGACCTTTTATTTGATGAGCTTCTCCAGTTATCCAATTTTTAGAATTGCCAGACATTAAAGCTTCCAACTTATCCAAGACTTCTTTTTTGACTTCTCCTTTAATTAAATTTTTAACGTATAATCCTTTAGTATTTCCCGTTCCGTTTCCAGATTCTCCACAACCTAAATGAGCTGAATAAATTTTTTGGTTTTTTTCTTGATTTATTAAATCGATTGATTTTATATATTTTTCGAGTGCTTCCTGATTTTTTACTTGATCACTGAAAATAAGAATTTTTGATATTTCTGTATATTTAGTGTGTATATATTTGACCTCTTTACAATTTTCAGAATAATTATAGATAAGCCAAACGGTATCGTCTCCATTTAGTTTACTTACTGTTTTTATTGTGTAAATTTCACCTGAGAAATCTCCATTAACGGTGTATGCATTTTTATCTTTATTCCAAATATATTTTACCTTGTTTGAATCTAAGAATCCTGATAAATGTCCCTCAGAAACCAATCCTACTTTTGTAGAAACTATATTGCTTTTTCCTGCGGTAATAAATTTGAAATCAGGAGTTAAACCGTATCCACCAGCTAATTCCCCTGCGCTGCTTCCTTGCGTAAATTGATACAACTGCAAACCTGGAGCATGCATTATTTCCCAATCATTGTGGCTTAATACAGTTCCTGTTCCATAATCCATTAATAAATCAGTGGCTACTGTAGAGTTGTAATTTGTGAATGGATGTTGTAATCCAAAAATACCATGTCCAAGCTCGTGGGCTAGTGTGCGAAGTTTTTTATCCTCTGACTGAGAAAAAACAAAACCAAACTGACGTTTGAGAGGCATGAAGCCTAATATATCTGCTTTGCTAGATGGAACTTTAGTAAAAAAGACATAATAAGTGTCGGCTTTGTAATTGGCTCCTAATTGAGCTTGGAATTCGTTAGTTATGGTTTGTTGTCCATCAGTATAAGTGTTAAGCAAATCGCTGTCACCTGTTTCTATGCTAGCGCCCCAACTGTCTGCTATATCAACTGTTGTGGTAGTAACCTCAAATTGTATTCCTGCTTTGCCATATACACTATTAAGATATTCTTGTGCCTGGCTTTGTGTTGGTGTTTGACCTCCATTCAGTCCGACCAAGGTTATGTTTATTTTTTTGTTGGTTAGATGCCATAAATTCAGCTTTCCAGCTATATCATATTTAGCAGTTAGTTTTATACTGTCTTTTTGTACAGGAGGTTTTACGGTTGCAAGTATCGATTCTTTGGCAAAATCTAAGGTACGCTTTAGCGCAAGCGTGGCCACATTGCCAGACCAAGTAGATGGGATTTCGGTTCCGTTTTCGGTTTTAAATACGATATCGGCAGCTGTTTTTCCGTTGCTGAATGTCGCTTTTGCTGTGACATAATCTTCAGCCTTTGGTGCATCGGATATGGCTTTGTAATGTACATAATAGTTATTCCCATCTTTTTTAGGAATAACATCGTATGTACTGTTAAGTTTGGAGTTAGCCTTTAGTTTAGGATCTTGGTTTGGATTTTCATCCAAGCTATAGAAACCTGTTCCAGCAGCAAAGGTTATGCTAACATCTGGAGATGAAATTTGCTTAATAGTACCACCAGATCCCATACCGTTGGTGTTTTGTGGAGTAGGTACACTGCCAGGAGCTGCTTTTCCTGTTGATTCTATATTACCAACTGGTGCATTGGGAGAAACTGCATATTGCTTGCCATTTCTATCAGTGATTATTACGTCATTATCGGTTTTTGGTTGGGTAACGATAACGCCATTTGTACCTGTTATGGTAAGGGTGCCGTCAGTATTTTTTACAACACTTTTGATTTCAAATTGTACTTGAATAGGAATAACTGTACCAGTATCTCCCAATAGATCGTTGACAGCTTTATCCACATCAACCATACTTCCCCATTTTGGGTCATAACTAGCCACAATCTCCCCCGAAATCAATTTGAAATCAGTATTTACCCCTATGTTATTGAAGGTAATCCGGATGCGGGTGTATTTGCCAATATTAACATTAGAGTCTCCATTTTCATTACTGCCTGCTAAAGCAGCAGCGGCGTCAATTAGCGTTCTAAACTTTTCCAAAAATGGTAAGGTCACATAACCTTCGCCTGAGAAAGTCCCGTTGCTTCCTGTAGATTTCAGTACTACAATAGGGAAATCGCCTGCCGTAACCACATCATTAGGGAATAAAGCGGGTAGTGGTGTTTGATTGGACAGTGCAGCTGGATCTGGCTTGATGCCACAACCCGTAAAGGCAATTTCGTCTTGTGCCAGAGTGGTAAATTCCTGAATATTGCCGTGGGTGTATTCGCCCGGATCGCAGGCAGCTCCTACGGTATATTCGTAGGTAGTTTTGGGTTTTAGGTTGCTTATGAGTACATATTCTCTAGGTGTTACGAGTTTGTACCACTTAGAATCAGCATTTTTTTCTCTATAATTTACTTGGTAGTCATAATTGTCTACAGCACCACTCCAAGTCACTTTGGCTTGTTCTTGACTTACATCGGTGGCGGTAATGGCCATGGGTGGTTTACAGAAAGAGAGGTATTTAAAAGAGTAGGTTTCGCTGTAACCATTGTTTTTAAAAACACCAATTTCTTCGGCTCCCAATAAGGCTTTGGCTTTTACGCGCCATGCATATGTTTTGCCTGGGATTAGTTGGGGCTCGGCAATACTGTATTGTACTGTTGTATTTCGGGTTGTGGTGGTATATAGTGGAGGTGAGTAGGTAAAGGCATTTTGAATAGGTATATTACTGTTCCAAATTTCGACTAGTGAGAATTCGTATTCTACATTGCTCACATTAATGCTTCGCGGTGTCCAGCTAAAGACGATGTTCTGGATGTTTTGCTCCACAATCCCTGCTTGGTTTACAGGAAGGTTTAGGAACGGTGGTTCGTTCTGGAAAATAACTGTGGTAACACTTGATTTCTTGGACAGTTTTTTGTTGGTGGCAAAATCATACACTTCAAATGATATAGTGTAAATTCCCTCGGGTAAAGGTTGTCCATATTGGTTGGGATTAATCCCTTTTATGTTTTGGTATTCAAAATACGGTCCTAGTTCTGCATTGGTTAACTGCGTAGGGATTCCTCCTTCAAGATAGATAGGTGCTTCACCCACTACAAAATCATTGGTTACAAAAGACACTGCTCCCTGAAAATAGCACTTCAATCGTACTTGCCTGTTCATTATGGTCAAGTCATTGAGGATCAATTGCACTTTTATGGGGCTATTGA
Protein-coding regions in this window:
- a CDS encoding fibronectin type III domain-containing protein, producing MLKKITHQSSFAFWFMALAFCLLPYLAQAQTYPVTISTQLTQPSPIYLSNYANTASINSPIKVQLILNDLTIMNRQVRLKCYFQGAVSFVTNDFVVGEAPIYLEGGIPTQLTNAELGPYFEYQNIKGINPNQYGQPLPEGIYTISFEVYDFATNKKLSKKSSVTTVIFQNEPPFLNLPVNQAGIVEQNIQNIVFSWTPRSINVSNVEYEFSLVEIWNSNIPIQNAFTYSPPLYTTTTRNTTVQYSIAEPQLIPGKTYAWRVKAKALLGAEEIGVFKNNGYSETYSFKYLSFCKPPMAITATDVSQEQAKVTWSGAVDNYDYQVNYREKNADSKWYKLVTPREYVLISNLKPKTTYEYTVGAACDPGEYTHGNIQEFTTLAQDEIAFTGCGIKPDPAALSNQTPLPALFPNDVVTAGDFPIVVLKSTGSNGTFSGEGYVTLPFLEKFRTLIDAAAALAGSNENGDSNVNIGKYTRIRITFNNIGVNTDFKLISGEIVASYDPKWGSMVDVDKAVNDLLGDTGTVIPIQVQFEIKSVVKNTDGTLTITGTNGVIVTQPKTDNDVIITDRNGKQYAVSPNAPVGNIESTGKAAPGSVPTPQNTNGMGSGGTIKQISSPDVSITFAAGTGFYSLDENPNQDPKLKANSKLNSTYDVIPKKDGNNYYVHYKAISDAPKAEDYVTAKATFSNGKTAADIVFKTENGTEIPSTWSGNVATLALKRTLDFAKESILATVKPPVQKDSIKLTAKYDIAGKLNLWHLTNKKINITLVGLNGGQTPTQSQAQEYLNSVYGKAGIQFEVTTTTVDIADSWGASIETGDSDLLNTYTDGQQTITNEFQAQLGANYKADTYYVFFTKVPSSKADILGFMPLKRQFGFVFSQSEDKKLRTLAHELGHGIFGLQHPFTNYNSTVATDLLMDYGTGTVLSHNDWEIMHAPGLQLYQFTQGSSAGELAGGYGLTPDFKFITAGKSNIVSTKVGLVSEGHLSGFLDSNKVKYIWNKDKNAYTVNGDFSGEIYTIKTVSKLNGDDTVWLIYNYSENCKEVKYIHTKYTEISKILIFSDQVKNQEALEKYIKSIDLINQEKNQKIYSAHLGCGESGNGTGNTKGLYVKNLIKGEVKKEVLDKLEALMSGNSKNWITGEAHQIKGRILLTSESEKPDRVIYKDNSFYVDNVKEEIKADEIVFWMEYNSEGKIKVKQIISGSSFDESMSVALKSWGSQLDWKQKTLFEKITAVGYESVDGYFTAYYDLFDFLSKNIDKAKIPVEVYDCTSEKYKPVYAEVFSYINLLSAIQNQLLVKVSASYPQFKELKGTPSQIQFALFCGIYNGLVDVVKSVPDLAKLLVSSFSGKGRNNNSEFIASISDKKIFSEQADGSKKLLFDVGLTFPKIWYLLSETIGDQFSTSEPCKTAEFVGSVIGPVIVMCFGDEVAGEGIASKIFSSTLKAINLCGKITDPFHYLGLSYNFIKPLTGKLAVIGENAAGDVIRQIKDNLFRVKLISEGKEMITDMTGEELQTLAAKSAKGEITDLVIDGSKKAVRILSNTTPVMKDFVYQTKKLAASATLLLSMASTDVAAATLKQGTNTIEYVINATSEIVLTDAVKTIIPKIENAAKVELENAITSSIKTTANAAAKDGKIVFLAGIDKGYDALAFKIGDVLKFQIIKQPINATDRAIVYDYDTAKHENEDKCPFCPDTYKLNSDLCNKLTLLGKNTSNKKAVEKLCQRGISLAVLNKVLGYKTAEQTTFVDDFSEISTIGMEIMNKDLNLVTYWKENGDHYKTRKYHDGKHTNWADNVAALRASDKRLVDVVDHKIDSLIQDRNTVNTKLKASLKVIPGTFDAAIMGAGYSNGGEVYVTYNREKYIGDQDFKFDDVSYNSFIAKEDPYFQNKIKYLDFIRLDLYSGKGSIYKKLYGGSVEETKLNAANRPGIHSEVLILNEIIKGKNIKSVDDIKNLNIKIIVKQRLKAKPLSEDTNYNHMCTCPNCFYLTEGVDFILNK